The Streptomyces sp. TLI_105 DNA segment TCGCGGTTGTCCTCGCCCGCGCCGTTGGCGTCGCCGAAGTAGACGTCGTCCACGCGCGCGGGGTCGAGCGCGGGCGAACGGTCGACGAGCGCGCGGACGACGTGGGCCGCGAGGTCGTCGGGGCGCACGGAGGCGAGGGCGCCCCCGAACTTCCCGATCGGAGTGCGGACGGCGTCGACGATGTAGACGTCGCGGATGCTCATCGGTTCTCTCTCCCACGTGACCTGCGAACGACTCTGTTCGCCTGGTGAAGCAATCTTCGCCCCATCGGGCGCGCAGAGTCTCTGCCCGGCGGCCCCTCGTGTCAACGGGTCGTTTCGGGACAGGCCGGACCGATGGCGGGGAAGTGCGCGGGTTCAGCCGTGCGCGACGGGGCGGACCAGGGCCGTGAGGCCGTAGTCGAGCTCGCGGCCGTCGACGAGGAGCGCCTCGACGGTGTCCGTCTCGGGGTCGATGTCGGCCCGGATGCCGTGTCCCTCGTAGATCGGGTAGCCCGTCTCGCCGTGCCGTCCGGTGGCCTCGACGACGGCCGAGCGGACGGCGCTGTCCGCGACGGCGGCGCCGCCGCGGTCCTCTACGTGCTCGGGCACCAGCAGGATCTCGAACCGCTTCGGAACAGTGCTCATGCACCGAAGCTAAGCGCTGGGCCGGGCTCGCGCCGGACGACGCCCCTGGAGGGCGGGGGCTCGCCTCGAATCCGCCCCGGACGCGGGGACCCGGCTCGCCCCCGCCGGATGCCACAGGCCTCGGCTCGGCTCCCGCGGACGACCTCCTCGGATGCGGGGGGCTCGCCTCGAATCCGCCCCGGACGCTTGGCCCGGCTCGCCTTCCGGATGCCAGAGGCCTCAGCTCGACTCCCGTCGGACGACCCGTGAGTCCAGCAGGGAGCGGGAGACCGCCGGGGCGTCCGGTTCCCGTACGGCACGGTCGACCAGTTCCGCCAGCTCGCGGCCGAGCACCATGTCGATCCGTACGGTGCTGAGCCGCGGCCGCAGCAGCCGCCCGAGGAGCAGATCGTCCGCGCCGACCACCGCCGTCTCCTCCGGCACGGAGATCCCGGTGTCCTGGAGCGCGCGCATCAGGAGCATGGCGTACTCGTCGTTGTACGCGAAGACGCCGTCGAGCCCGAGCTCGCGCCACCGTGCGGCGAGCGCGGCCGCCGACTCCTCCTCGTACCGCAGCGGCAGGGGTACGACGGTGGCCCCGGCAGCCCCGGCCGCGCGGCGCGCGCCGTCGAGGCGGGGCCCGGAGAACATCGCGAGGCCCGGCTCCTCGGGCACGACGACGCCGATCCGGCGCCGGCCGGTCCCCAGGAGGTGCTCGGTGGCCACCTCGCCGACCCGCCCCTGCTCCAGGACGAGGGCGTGGGCGCCCTCCACGCGCTGGGTGCCGAGGGTGATCACGGCCCGGGCCCCGGACCGCTTGAGGATCTCGACGCCCTGCTCCGTGAGCTCGACCTCTCCGAGGGAGACCACGGCCACCGGCCGCAGCTCGGCCCAGGCGCGGGCGGCCTCCTCGGCCTCCAGACCGACGCTTCCGTACTGCACGACCGTGTAGTCGAGGCGGCGCAGGGCCCACTGGAAGTCGTTGAAGAACTGGCTGTAGAGCGGCCCGACGGGGACGTGGGAGCTCGGGATCAGCACCATGCGGCTGTGGCCGGCGCGCAGGCTGCGGGCGGCGGCGTGCGGCACGTAGCCCAGCTCCTCGGCCGCCTCGCGCACCCGCTGCCGGGTGGGCTCGCTGATGCGGACGGCCGAGGTGTTGTTCAGGACGTACGAGACGGTGGCCCGGGAGACGCCCGCGAGGCGCGCGACAT contains these protein-coding regions:
- a CDS encoding LacI family DNA-binding transcriptional regulator — protein: MSQPTEHSPDRPSGRTVPTSADVARLAGVSRATVSYVLNNTSAVRISEPTRQRVREAAEELGYVPHAAARSLRAGHSRMVLIPSSHVPVGPLYSQFFNDFQWALRRLDYTVVQYGSVGLEAEEAARAWAELRPVAVVSLGEVELTEQGVEILKRSGARAVITLGTQRVEGAHALVLEQGRVGEVATEHLLGTGRRRIGVVVPEEPGLAMFSGPRLDGARRAAGAAGATVVPLPLRYEEESAAALAARWRELGLDGVFAYNDEYAMLLMRALQDTGISVPEETAVVGADDLLLGRLLRPRLSTVRIDMVLGRELAELVDRAVREPDAPAVSRSLLDSRVVRRESS